A region from the Sandaracinus amylolyticus genome encodes:
- a CDS encoding Stp1/IreP family PP2C-type Ser/Thr phosphatase, with the protein MKRTHNEDAYDLIDDERLYLVADGMGGHASGEVASKMAIETLREFFSATSQDPEATWPYKMDKARGYEENRLITGIKLANLRIHEAAQREPRLRGMGTTIVAILVIDDGVLIAHVGDSRVYRLRQGKLEQLTDDHSLLNDYIKMKRLTEEEIANFPHKNVIVRALGMKETVKVDTRLDPPQPGDVYLLCSDGLCGPVSDQEIGEIAQSSNDLKGVASKLIERANANGGPDNVTVVLAKWIGKG; encoded by the coding sequence ATGAAGCGCACTCACAACGAGGACGCCTACGACCTCATCGACGACGAGCGTCTGTACCTCGTCGCCGACGGCATGGGCGGACACGCCTCCGGTGAGGTCGCCAGCAAGATGGCGATCGAGACGCTGCGCGAGTTCTTCTCCGCGACGTCGCAGGATCCCGAGGCGACCTGGCCGTACAAGATGGACAAGGCGCGCGGGTACGAGGAGAACCGGCTGATCACCGGGATCAAGCTCGCGAACCTGCGCATCCACGAGGCCGCGCAGCGCGAGCCGCGCCTGCGCGGCATGGGCACCACGATCGTCGCGATCCTCGTGATCGACGACGGAGTGCTCATCGCGCACGTGGGCGACTCGCGCGTCTATCGCCTTCGGCAGGGCAAGCTCGAGCAGCTCACCGACGATCACTCGCTCCTCAACGACTACATCAAGATGAAGCGTTTGACGGAGGAGGAGATCGCGAACTTCCCGCACAAGAACGTCATCGTGCGCGCGCTGGGCATGAAGGAGACCGTGAAGGTCGACACGCGCCTCGATCCGCCGCAGCCCGGTGACGTCTACCTGCTCTGCTCGGACGGGCTCTGCGGCCCGGTGAGCGATCAGGAGATCGGCGAGATCGCGCAGTCCTCGAACGATCTGAAGGGCGTCGCGTCGAAGCTGATCGAGCGCGCGAACGCGAACGGCGGACCGGACAACGTCACCGTCGTGCTCGCGAAGTGGATCGGCAAGGGCTGA
- a CDS encoding class I SAM-dependent methyltransferase codes for MDRQGLISALRRLREGVGELRARPSSERAARAIERQLDYQRRKASAIARDHERIERIMSARTSALVATLSPHVAITASTRVLEVGSGAHGHVFFLGVRGAIGVDPLADEYRALFPWQSRAETIAAYGERLPFDDARFDLVVSDNVIDHAERPAAIVDELVRVLAPGGVLYFTVHVHHAIYDVLSRAYGLVTHVGLPRDLGGPFADHTVHLTARDAERLVARDDLEILHRALHPEPAPKRRRRVDHLKRVLAKNTTFEVIARRRA; via the coding sequence GTGGATCGGCAAGGGCTGATCTCCGCGCTCCGTCGCCTGCGCGAGGGGGTCGGCGAGCTGCGCGCGAGACCGAGCTCGGAGCGCGCGGCGCGCGCGATCGAGCGACAGCTCGACTACCAGCGTCGCAAAGCATCGGCGATCGCGCGCGACCACGAGCGCATCGAGCGGATCATGAGCGCGCGGACGAGCGCGCTGGTCGCGACGCTCTCGCCGCACGTCGCGATCACGGCGAGCACGCGCGTGCTCGAGGTCGGCTCGGGCGCGCACGGGCACGTGTTCTTCCTCGGCGTGCGGGGCGCGATCGGTGTCGATCCGCTCGCGGACGAGTACCGCGCGCTCTTCCCGTGGCAGTCGCGCGCCGAGACGATCGCGGCGTACGGCGAGCGCCTGCCGTTCGACGATGCGCGCTTCGATCTCGTCGTCTCGGACAACGTGATCGATCACGCCGAGCGCCCTGCCGCGATCGTCGACGAGCTCGTGCGCGTGCTCGCTCCGGGCGGCGTCCTCTACTTCACGGTGCACGTGCACCACGCGATCTACGACGTGCTGTCGCGCGCGTACGGCCTCGTGACGCACGTCGGTCTGCCGCGCGATCTCGGTGGCCCGTTCGCCGATCACACGGTGCACCTCACGGCGCGCGACGCAGAGCGCCTCGTCGCGCGCGACGACCTCGAGATCCTGCACCGCGCGCTGCATCCCGAGCCCGCGCCGAAACGCAGACGGCGCGTCGACCACCTGAAGCGCGTGCTCGCGAAGAACACGACCTTCGAGGTGATCGCGCGCCGTCGCGCGTGA